From a region of the Arvicanthis niloticus isolate mArvNil1 chromosome 6, mArvNil1.pat.X, whole genome shotgun sequence genome:
- the C6H17orf58 gene encoding UPF0450 protein C17orf58 homolog isoform X3 produces the protein MMVLFHLREKGLSLRTEGGSRSQSGPHIRPPLERGEIAAAFCFNAPGTLSTKMTARALWLLCLIVGWSPEAPGAERKAPPPHRKPDARETPGPRAQPLPEFARRPRAAYTGPRAWLDPRRRKAAPPADNRAGFRDAVRAPAGLPGPRLAQAENRASPPEDSPRRARSRAPGPPGARAAGPAHPNRPRAAAEPSGTPQALSPEDGELETPSCARACSEDADEREAYCASEFAAVNGIVHDVDVLGAGMRLVTLLVDPDGLYKMSRLYITPDGFFFRVHILALDSSSCHKPCPEFKPGIETPPPEKEAGIL, from the exons ATGATGGTCTTATTTCATCTGAGAGAAAAAGGCCTTTCCCTCCGGACCGAGGGAGGATCGAG ATCCCAGTCTGGACCACACATCCGACCCCCCTTGGAAAGAGGCGAGATCGCCGCTGCGTTTTGTTTCAATG CCCCGGGAACCCTGTCTACAAAAATGACAGCTCGAGCCCTCTGGCTTCTCTGTTTGATCGTCGGATGGTCCCCCGAAGCCCCGGGGGCGGAGAGAAAAG CCCCGCCGCCGCACCGAAAGCCGGACGCCCGGGAGACGCCAGGGCCGCGCGCACAGCCGCTGCCCGAGTTCGCGCGCCGGCCGCGCGCCGCCTACACAGGGCCGCGCGCCTGGCTTGACCCTCGGCGCCGGAAGGCCGCGCCGCCGGCCGACAACCGCGCCGGCTTCCGGGATGCAGTGCGCGCGCCCGCGGGGCTTCCGGGCCCGCGCCTCGCGCAGGCGGAGAACCGCGCGTCTCCGCCCGAGGACTCCCCGCGGCGCGCGCGCTCTCGGGCTCCGGGACCCCCGGGCGCGCGCGCCGCCGGCCCCGCCCACCCGAATCGACCGCGCGCCGCCGCGGAGCCTTCTGGAACCCCGCAGGCGCTGTCGCCCGAGGATGGGGAGCTGGAGACCCCGTCCTGCGCGCGCGCCTGCAGCGAGGACGCGGACGAGCGCGAGGCCTACTGCGCCAGCGAATTCG CAGCGGTGAACGGAATCGTGCACGACGTGGACGTGTTGGGCGCGGGCATGCGCCTGGTGACTCTACTGGTGGACCCCGACGGGCTGTATAAGATGAGCCGCCTGTACATCACTCCCGACGGCTTTTTCTTCCGCGTGCATATACTAGCCCTGGACTCCTCCAGTTGCCATAAGCCGTGTCCAGAATTTAAACCCGGTATCGAAACCCCGCCCCCCGAAAAG